From the bacterium genome, the window CCGAAGAATCGCGGCCTCCCCGGACAACATTCCCGGCCCGGCCATGAAGTCCGCCGTCTTGTCCGCGGAGCGCCCACAGGCATAGCAGCAGACTTCGCGATAAAAGAGCAGGCTCGGCAAAGCCTCGCCCTCCACAAGAACTTACCCGGAGGGCGATGCGCCGCGGCGGATGCCGAGCCTGCATTTTAAGCGGAGGGCCGGGGACTCGAACCCCGATGGGCTTTCGCCCGGCAGTTTTCAAGACTGCTGCCTTACCAGTTAGGTCTAGCCCTCCGGGCGATTGACTCTCAATTATACGAATCCGGAAGCGAGGATTCCAGACAGCAAGATAAGCGCAGGCCGGGCGCCAGAGGCACACCCGAACGCGACCCGCGGGGTGCGCCTAACCTACATTTGCGGAAACAGCGATTCGAGCAGACGCAGATCGTCGGGAGAATTCACGCCCAAGACTTCGCGCGGATCGGGAGCGATGTAAGCCATCACTTTGTGGCCGCCGTCGCGCAAGAAGCCGATCACGTCGGTCAGGTAGTATTCCCCCTGCGCGTTGTCGTTGTCGACACGTTCGAGGTTGGGCCAGAGCAGTTCGGAGCGGAAGGCGATCATGCCGGAATTGATTTCGCGGATGGAGCGGATGCGCTCGTCGGCGTCGCGGTGCTCGACGATGCGGTCAACGGTGCCGTCGGCGGCGCGCACGATCCGTCCATAACCGCTCGGATCGGCGACTTCGGCGGAGAGAATGGTGGCGGCGGCGTGGGCCTCGCGGTGGAGACGCAGCAGGTCGCGAATAGTCTGCGGGCGAACGCAGGGGGCATCACCCAACAGCACCAGCACATGCCCTTGATGACCGCGCAGGAGCGGCTCGCACTGGCACAGGGCGTGCCCGGTCCCCAGACGTTCATGCTGCCAGGCGAACGCAACTCGGCCGGGCGGAAAGAGGCGCTCGACCTCCTCGCCGTGATGCCCGATCACGACAACCACACGCTTGATGCCCGCTTCATCCAACGCATCGGTGACCCATTGCACCAGCGGGCGGCCATGAAAGGGCGCCATCACCTTGGCGTGTTCGCCGCCGAAGCGTTTGCCCAGTCCCGCGGCCAGCACGACCGCGGCGGTCGCATCGAGTGTCTGGTGAATGTCGGAATCCGCGCCGGTCATGGCATCAGGCGGGCAGCGGGCGATTCTTCGCGTCGACATGGACGATCTTCGGCGTTACCTTCTCGGTCGCCGGATCGATGTAGGCGTAGGCCAGCACGATCACGATGTCGCCGGTCAGCCCCAGACGCGCCGCGGGGCCGTTGAGGCACATCTCCCCGGGCTTGCCCTCGATGACGTACGTCTCGAACCGCTCGCCGTTGTTGAGATTGACCACCTGCACGCGCTCGTAGACCGAAATTCCGGTGGCACGCAGCAACTCGGGACTGATTGCGATCGAGCCCTCGTAGTTGAGGTTGGCGTCGGTGATGCGGGCGCGGTGTATCTTGGCGCGGAGAGTCGGGATCAGCATGCGGTCACATCCAGACGGAGTTCAACGGATCAAGAGATTGTCGATATAGCGCCGGCCCAGGGCGGGTCCCTTGACGCGGCAACGCGCCGCCACCAGGATCACCAGCGGCGGGACGGCGGTCTTTTTTGATGCCAGTGTCGCCGGGTCGCAGAAGCCGATCTGGTCGACGTCGAAACGTCCCCCGGCTTCGATCATTCCGGTCATAACCCTCGTCAGCCGCGCCACGTTGCGCCGTCCGGCGCGAATCTCCCGTCCCGCCCACAGCAGCGAGCGGTGAATCGAACGCGCGTCCTGGCGGCTGAGCGCATCAAGATACGCATTTCGCGACGACATCGCAAGGCCGCCCGGCTCGCGCACCGTCGGCGCAACCACCAGCCGCACCGGCAGATTGAGGTCGGTCACCATGCGCCGGATCACCACGGTCTGCTGGTAATCCTTTTGCCCGAAGATCGCCACGTCCGGCCCGATGATGTAAAACAGCTTGGCCACCACCGTGGCGACGCCCTCGAAGTGCCCCGGACGCGCCGCGCCCTCCCAGAGATCGCCGATCGGGCCGACACGAATCATCGTCGCGAATCCCTCGGGGTACATTGTCTCCACCGACGGCGCAAAAATCAGATCGACCCCCGCGCGGCGGCAGACGCGCAGGTCACTTTTCCAGGTCCGGGGGTAGCTGGAGAAATCCTCGCGCGGGCCGAATTGGGTGGGGTTGACGAAGATCGAGACCACGGTGCGATCGCAGAGCCGGCGGCAGCGGCGCACCAGCGACAGATGCCCCTCATGCAAGGCGCCCATGGTGGGGACCAGCCCCACACGCAACCCCCGCGCCCGCCAGGCGGCCACCTGGCGGCGCACGGAAGCGATGGAGCGCGCCACGGTCACGTTAGAGTTTCGGGACAGTAATGCCCTGCTGGCCCTGATATTTCCCCTTCTTGTCGGCGTAAGAGACTTCGCAGTCCTCGTCGGACTCAAAGAAGAGCACCTGGGCGATCCCCTCGTTGGCGTAGATGCGCGCCGGCAGGGGCGTGGTGTTGGAAATCTCGAGCGTGACGAATCCCTCCCACTCCGGCTCGAAGGGAGTCACATTGGTGATGATGCCGCAGCGGGCATAGGTCGATTTGCCGACACAGACGGTCAGCACACGGCGCGGAATGCGGAAGTATTCCACCGAGCGCGCCAGCGCAAACGAGTTGGGCGGGATCGTGCAGACATCCGCCTGAATCTCCACAAAGGCGTTGGCGTCGAACTGCTTGGGATCAACCACCGTCGTGCGCACGTTGGTGAACACCTTGAACTCATCGGCCACCCGCATGTCGTAGCCGTACGAGGAGACGCCATAGGAGATCACGCCCTGGCGGACCTGCCGGTCGGCGAAGGGTTCGATCATGCGATGCTTGAGCGCCATTTCCTTGATCCAGCTGTCCGACTTAATCGACATGCGTCTCTCCTCGTTGAGGTCACAAAGACGGCGGCCAAAGTACGCGAAAAGTCCGCGCAGGTAAACCCCCGGATTGGGCTAACGAATGCCCGGCCGGTGGATCAGGTCGAGGAACTCCGAACGGGTCATCGGGCAATCCTTGAAGACTCCGAGCATGGTCGAGGTGAGCGCGACCGAGTTTTGCTTTTCCACCCCGCGCATCTGCATGCAGAGGTGCTCGGCTTCCATCACCACCGCCACGCCGAGCGGTTTGACGGCCTCGGCGATGGTGTCGGCGATCTGCTTGGTCAGCCGCTCCTGCACTTGCAGACGGCGGGCGTACATGTCGACGATGCGCGGCAGTTTGGACAGGCCGATGATCTTGTGGTCGGGGATGTAGGCGACATGGCACTTGCCGAAAAACGGAAGCAGGTGATGCTCGCAGAGACTGAAAAAGTCGATGTCGCGCACCACCACCATTTCCTTGTTCTCTTCGGTGAAGAGCGCGCCGTTGAGCAGTTCGGCCGCATCCTGACGGTAGCCGCGGGTGAGAAACCGCATCGATTCGGCCACCCGCGACGGGGTCTTCAGAAGCCCCTCCCGACCGGGGTCCTCGCCGATCTCCTGAAGCAGGGTACGTATGGTGTCTTCCAGCGCCATGTCGATCTCCTCTCATTGCCCGTGGAAGGCAAATGAGTTCTTCTCGGTTTCCACCAACCGCACCGTCAGCGCCACCCCATCGGGCAGATGGGGCGCCAGCAGCCGGTGGGCGGCGACGGCGAGGTTCTCGCCGGTGGTGATGAAATCCTCGCCGAAGGTCTGATTCAGATCGCGCCGATCAAACCGCGGCGCGATGACCCGCGCCACCAGTTGATCGAGCCAACCGTGGCCCACCACCACATCGTCGGTCAGCCGCGGCGCGCGCAGTTGGAATTCCAGATGGTAGTCGTGCCCGTGACCGGCGGGATGGGCGCATTTGCCGTAGACCCGCGCGTTTTCCGCCCCGCTCAGATGCGGCGACCGCAGCGTGTGCGCCGCCGCAAAGCGATAGGTCCGCGCCAGCGTGATCATGATGGCCTCCGCCGCGCGGACCACAGGTCATCGGCCTCGTAGACGCGCACCTCGTCGAGTTCGCCGACCGGCAGACGGCCATCCAGCGCGTTCCAGATGAAGTCGGCCAGCACTTCGGTGGTGGGGATGCGTCCGGCCAGCTCGGGAATGTCGATATTCAGATTGCGATGGTCGATGCGCTCAATCACGCGCTGTTGGATCAGCCGGTCGAGGTCGGTGAGGTTGATCACCATGCCGGTCTGCGGATCAACCGGTCCGCGCACCGTGACCTCGAGCGTGTAGTTGTGCCCGTGGCCATGCTCGTTGGCGCAGGCGCCGAAGACCTCGCGATTCTTCTCCGGAGTCCAGTCGGCGCGCCAGTAGCGATGCCCGGCGCAGAAACGTGCTTTGCGGGTCACGGAAACGGTCATAGGCCTCTACGAAACACAACCATACGGGCCAGAACAATACCCAGCCAATAAAGGTTCAGCCCGACCGCGATCGCCGGCAGAAACCAGAAGGGATGTTGACCCGCAACGAAGAGAATCAGGACAAAGGCCTGCGTGCCGAAGCAGAGGGCCGAATTGGCCACCATGAAGCCGCGATGCCCGTACCAGCGCTCCGCGGACGCGTCGGGAATTCCCAGCCGGTGGCGCAGCCGGCGATCAAAAGCGGCCAACAGCCGGTCCTGCCAGCCAAACCAGAGATCATAGATACGGGCCATCCACGCGACCGGCCCCTGGCCCGTCTCTGCCCGTTCATCGAGACGGCTGGTCAGGCGCGCGCCCGCCAGGCGGATATAGTGCAATTGATGGAAATTGAAGTACGAGCATTGCAGGAAAAGCGACACCCAGGCAACGATCCCCCAGATCACCGCGGCACGACCGGACAAACCCACATCCGGCGCGCGCCAGGCCGCCGCCGCAATCCAGGCGGTAAAGACAACGCCGTCGCCGATGGTGTCGAGGAATCGTCCCAGTCGATGGCCGGTGCCGGTCAGACGCGCCAGCGCCCCATCGCAGGCGTCGAAGAGGTCTTTGAGATGAACCAGAATCGCGGCCACAACAAACATCGGCAGCGCACGCGCGCCGGCGATCAGGGCCGCGGCGGCCAGGCCGGAGACGATCGAGGCGAGCGTGACCAGCTCATGACGGACCCGCAGATGGTAGAAGACGCGGATCGCCCACCGGTAGTAGGGGATCCAGAGCACGCTGATGTTGCAATACCGCCAGCCCCGCGGCAGTTTGTGGATGGCGTCCCAATCGATGGCAGTGGTTGTGCGCGTCCGATTCACTTGGGCGATCGTCGCCAGAGGATCAGTCCCACGGCAAACCCGAACAGGATGCCCAGACTGTCGGCGGTCCAGTCGAGGAAACTGGCCTCGCGCCGGGGGATCCAGAGTTGATGCAGTTCGTCGACGGCGGCAAACAGCAGCAGAAACAGGACGGGCCGCCACTGGGTTTTCCAGGCGCGCCACCCGCCCGCCCGCGCCCAGCCCCCGGCGACCAGACAGGCAAACACCGCATACTGGGCAAAGTGCGCGAACTTGTCGGTCCAATCGATGCCCAGATCGGGCAGCCGGATGCTCGGCCATGAAGAGACCGTCGACACCAACACCGCGTAGAGAACCGACAGGATGCGAAATGCCGTGATGGCGCGCGGTTTCATGGGGATGTGAGCGGGAAGTAAGGTAGCCAATCGGCGCGGCGGCGGCAAGCGGCGGCCGGGATGGTTGCCGAGGGTGTTGGTTCGTACCCGGTGATCATCTACATTGTTCCCCGTCATGCGCCGCGTCCGCTTCCACCATCTGCCTGCGCGCCCGCTTCGAGGACTCTGGCTGGCGACGCTGACCATGCTGGTATGGACCGCGACGGGAGCGACTCAGCCCCTCGATCTGCTGCAACCACACTCCCCGCTCTCCGGCCGCGATGATTCATCCGGCCCGCGGGTGGCGTTGGCGCTGGCCGGCGGGGGCGCGCGCGGGATCGCGCACATCGGCGTTCTGCGCGCCCTGGAAGAACGGGGGATCGCCGTAGACCTCATCTGCGGCGTCTCGATGGGCGCCATCATCGGCGGCCTGTACGCCTCCGGGATCAGCACCGACTCCCTCGAAGCGCTGGTGCATCGCGTCGATTGGGATCGGCTGCTGCAGAACACCCCGTCGCGGGCCCAACTGCTGCTCTCACAGAAAGACGAGAGCGCCGAGTGGTTCTTCAGTCTGCCTCTGCGGGGGCTTGAACCGGTCTGGCCCACCGGCGCCACGTCGGGGCAGGGACTCTACAATTATCTGATCTCGCTGACCCAGCGCGCCACCTACCTGTCGCAATCGGATTTCGACCATTTGCCGACGCGATTCCGCGCGGTGGCCACCGACCTGATCACCGGAGAACGCGTGGTGCTTGCGCGCGGCGGCCTGGCCGCGGCCTTGCGCGCGTCGATGGCCTTTCCCCTGGCCGTCTCGCCGTTGCGTCTGGATGGCTACCTGCTGGCCGACGGCGGGTTGATCGATCCGCTGCCGGTCATTCTGGCCGATTCGCTGTCCGACTGCCCGGTGGTGGCGGTCAACACCGCCTCGGGCATGGCGCCGGCCGATAAGCTCGATGATCCCTACGCGCTGGCCAATCAGGCCACGACCGTCATGACGCATGAGCGGTTGGCGCGCGCCTGGGCAGCCGCCGACTACCGCTGCGCACCGATCGGCGATGAGCTAAGCAACGTCGATTTCGATCGGGTCGATTCGCTCCTCGCCCTCGGATACCGTGCCGGCCGCGTGTTGGCCGACGAGATCCACGCCCGGTCCGAGCGACTGCCGCTGGTGGCGATCGCGGGGGCCGAGCCGATTCGTTACCGGGTCGACACGGTGATCCTCGCCGGCCACAGCGTCATTGCCGATTCGGTCCTGCGCGCGGCGCTGGCGCTGCGGCCCAGTCAACGGTACACGGCCGCCGAATTGCGGGCGGCGATCCGCCGTCTGGAATCGGCCTACACCGCGCGCGATTTCTCGCTGGCCGCCGTCACGCATGCCGCGCTCGACAGCGCGGGCGCGCTGGCGGTCACCATTGACGAGGCGCGTTTGGCCGGCATCAAACTCGACGGCAACCGCACGGTCAAAAGCTGGGTCATCCTGCGCAGTTTCCCGCTGAAGATCGGCACGCCGTTCAATGCCGCGCGGATGGCGCGCGGCCTGGCCGACATGCACGCCACCGGGCTGTTCGAGCAGGTCACCAGCGAGGTCGTCCATTCCCCCAACGGTCCGGTGGTGCATCTGACGGTGACGGAAAAGTCGACCGACGCATTGCGCCTGGGGTTGCATCACAACCTCGAGTACCAGACCGAGGGGTTCATCCAATGGGCGAAGACCAATCTGTTCGGGCTGGGCAACGAACTGACCGCGCATGCGCAGTACGCGCCGCGCCGAACGCTCTATTTCGCGCGGCTTAAATCGGACCGGATTTTCCGCACCTATCTGACCGCCTCGCTGCGGGTGTACCACCACAAGCACGAGCGCTTTCCCTATCGCGACCACGAACGTCTGCCGTCATTCATCACGACGCGCGATGGGGTCGAGTTCTCGATCGGCCAGAACATCTCGCGTTTCGCGCAGATGTCGCTTCTGGTCGGCGCCGAGAACATCGATCACGAGATCGACTCGGTCGAGACCGAGTACCGCCATTCGCGGATTGCGGCGGTGGCGCGCCTGGACGATCTCGATCATGCCGAATTCCCCACGCGCGGCCGGCGGTTGAGGGCGCAGTTGAGTTGGGGGGATGACTTCTTCGACGGCGACCTGGTCTACCGCGCCTTCACTGCCGACGGCGAGTGGTTCCATTCGCCGGGCAAACGGCTCACGCTGTCGATTGGCGCGCGCTTTGGCTCCGCCGACCGGGTCCTGCCGATGTTCGAGCGCTTCTCGCTGGGAGGACGCCGATCCTTCATGGGACTGGCCGATGACGAGTTGCTCGGCGACCGTCTCGTGGCCGGCTCGTTGGGGGCGCGCTACCAGTTCCTGTCAATCGGCTATGCGACGGGGCGCGTCGATCTGGGCAACGCCTGGTCCAAAGGCAGCGACATCGATTTCTGGGGCGCCTTGCGCGCGGGGGTCGGAGTCGGACTGCTGTTTGAGACGCCGCTGGGGCCGTTGGCGCTCGCCTATGGCCTGGCCGACCGCGGGTACACGAAGTTCTATTTCAGCTGGGGGCACGACTTCTGACAAATCCGCGGCCATCCGCCGGGATTCTCTCCAGCGCCCGTAACAACCCCGTCTATTTGGTGACTATAGTATTGAAGGATTGGATCGGACCAATCCTGGGAGCACGGCGAAGGAATTGGGGCCTGGGCCGTGACACATGGCGCGGTGGTGCAGTGATGCATCGCCGCGCCATTTTTTCTGAGGGGCGTCAAAACCGGAGCTTTTTCACAAGATTTCACTAAAGTCCGAACGTGGGACTTGCCGACGTGTGTAATAGGTGGAAGAAGAGTGGTGATTAAAGAATTTTTGGCCCTGCATCACTTTTTCTGTTGCGCCCGGATGTGAAGAGGGTTAATTCCCGCTACTCGCCCGACTGCGGATCGGGCGGAACCTACGGAATGACAGTAAATTAGGGCAGGGACTTCAAGAAATTGCCTCAACAAGCGGGTTGAAGGCGCTCAAACAAGGGGGGTTAACACCATGCAGGGATTCTGGACAGCTTTCTGGGCCATTGTGCCGCCTGTAGCCTTGTTGGTCATGGCGTTTGTGCAGTTCTTTCGCCGTGATTTTTCTGAGCGACTCACCGAGGAACACCGCTCGTAACGATTCAGACAACTGTATAATTGGAGTTGCGGGCACGTCTGCCGATAAGTATGGTGTGACGTGTCCGTCGACGTTTGCGCCGGACCGCATGCCGACAAGTCGATGTGGCATAATTGCTTACGCCAAGAGATCGGTGGGGCGGCAAATTGATCGCAAACTGAATTGGTCTTGTTTCGTTTAGTCTTTTGAGGCAACCTGTGGTGGTGAGAACGCCCACCATACTTTCGACACATCCCGCTTGGGCCGTTGTTGGCCTGGGCGGGACTTTCACTATAGATCTCCCCTCAAAGGAGGGAGCCATGACCACCGCCCCGCGGTGCGAGGCGTGCGGCATGCCGATGTCACGGCCGTCACAGCACGGCAACGGCAATTCCGGCGGCCGTCTCTGCATCTACTGCACCGATCCGGCGGGCAACCTGAAGCCCCGTAGTGAGATTCGGGAGGGAATGATCCAGTACACGATGAAGCTGGAAAGCTGGACCCGCGAGAAAGCCGAGCAGGAAGTCGACCGTCAGATGTCGTATCTCCCCGCCTGGCAGAATGTGGGATAGCTTCGCGCCGTACGGATTCCGCGTTCCCGTAATCTTCGAACCCCCGTCCCGACTGGGACGGGGGTTTTATTTTGGGTATCACGACTTCAACTCGCCTGCGCAAGAGGCTTCGATTCGGCAAGAGGCGCATTTTCGGCAGCGTCACGCTGGAATCGGTGCCCCCAATTCCGTCCTTCTAAACGATTACAGCCCCTTCGGCAGACTATCGGGCACCCAGCCGGTGCCGTCCCACCCACGCACGGCGGCCTGAAGGTCACGGAAGTACTCTGGCCAGAGCACGTCCGGGAGTTTCCCTTCGCGGACGAGCATCTCCCGCCGGGCCTTATAGGCATCTTCTACATCGACTCGGTTCACTCTCAGCGAATCGTCCAAGTAGTAGTAGATTTGCCATGACATTTCACGCCCGTCCTCGCCGGGAACTCCCCCTTCCCGCGTGTTCAGACGCATCCCGACGCTCGAAACGTCATAGATGCCTCCGTATGAGTTGTAGATACGGTAGCCGTAGACCAGCGTCAGATCGGAAGGGGGAAACAGCATGTAGCGCATCTGATTCCCAGGGATTACCCGCGACATGTCGTACTGCTCGTCCTGGTAGGGCGGCGACACGCCCTCACTGCCACGCGCTTTCAGGACGAATAGAGCGACCGAACGCATGCGGATGTTGTATCCCGGAAAGACCAGGTCATCGGTGCCGTCGCCGTCGAAATCCCGTGCCAGTCCCTGGGATACGACACCGGCGTTGACATACCATCCCAGCAATTCCCCCTGCGCCGACCAGATCTTCACATGGAATCGCGACGGGTTCTGTCCGTTGGCGCCGGTGATGATGAGCGGCGCGCCCTGAACTTCCACGATCTGCAACAAGCCGGGCGTGTAGACTTCCTGGCCCTCGTAATCACCGGGGTATTGGCCAAGAATCCGGGCGTCCAATCGGAAACGCAGCGTGCCATCGTGATTGAAGATGTCGATGCGCGCCTGATCCTGCGATTCGCGGCCCGTGGAAACATAGAAACCCGCCTCGTTTTTCCCGTCCCGATCCAGGTCGTAAACCACTTTCGGACAGTCATTCTCAAGTGTGTCCGGAAGGTATACGTGGTCCCACACCACGCGCCCGTAGCGGTTCAGGGCGACGATGCCGTTGCGGCGTTGCTCGAGATTGACAATGTGATCATCGATCACTGACCGCAGCCAGGGCCAGACAAGCCAGCCGAGGATCAGGCAAAGAACCGCGAACGCCGGCGCCTGCACTTTCACACTTCGGCCATACTTTGCCGCGGCAAGGACGGCGTACTCGCCCAGACAGACGCGTTCGGGGAGAAAGATGTAGTGATCCGCGATCAGATCGGCGGCGCGCTCGATGCCGATGATCCGCAGCCGCCGGGCGGGGTGCTGTAGACGTAGCGTCTCGACCAACGCTTCGGCGGCCGCGCGATTGGCCTCCGGCAGCGCCAGCGCGCTGATCGGCGAGAAGAAGACGCGCTCGACCTTGCGGGCCAGCGAGGCCTCGCTGATGGCCGCGGCGCGTCCATCCGGCTCGAGCGCGCCGCTGAGCGCGACATCGGCGGATATCAGGCGTC encodes:
- the panD gene encoding aspartate 1-decarboxylase; amino-acid sequence: MLIPTLRAKIHRARITDANLNYEGSIAISPELLRATGISVYERVQVVNLNNGERFETYVIEGKPGEMCLNGPAARLGLTGDIVIVLAYAYIDPATEKVTPKIVHVDAKNRPLPA
- the panC gene encoding pantoate--beta-alanine ligase, with the translated sequence MTVARSIASVRRQVAAWRARGLRVGLVPTMGALHEGHLSLVRRCRRLCDRTVVSIFVNPTQFGPREDFSSYPRTWKSDLRVCRRAGVDLIFAPSVETMYPEGFATMIRVGPIGDLWEGAARPGHFEGVATVVAKLFYIIGPDVAIFGQKDYQQTVVIRRMVTDLNLPVRLVVAPTVREPGGLAMSSRNAYLDALSRQDARSIHRSLLWAGREIRAGRRNVARLTRVMTGMIEAGGRFDVDQIGFCDPATLASKKTAVPPLVILVAARCRVKGPALGRRYIDNLLIR
- a CDS encoding CDP-alcohol phosphatidyltransferase family protein, whose translation is MNRTRTTTAIDWDAIHKLPRGWRYCNISVLWIPYYRWAIRVFYHLRVRHELVTLASIVSGLAAAALIAGARALPMFVVAAILVHLKDLFDACDGALARLTGTGHRLGRFLDTIGDGVVFTAWIAAAAWRAPDVGLSGRAAVIWGIVAWVSLFLQCSYFNFHQLHYIRLAGARLTSRLDERAETGQGPVAWMARIYDLWFGWQDRLLAAFDRRLRHRLGIPDASAERWYGHRGFMVANSALCFGTQAFVLILFVAGQHPFWFLPAIAVGLNLYWLGIVLARMVVFRRGL
- a CDS encoding 6-carboxytetrahydropterin synthase, with translation MTVSVTRKARFCAGHRYWRADWTPEKNREVFGACANEHGHGHNYTLEVTVRGPVDPQTGMVINLTDLDRLIQQRVIERIDHRNLNIDIPELAGRIPTTEVLADFIWNALDGRLPVGELDEVRVYEADDLWSARRRPS
- the folE gene encoding GTP cyclohydrolase I FolE; this translates as MALEDTIRTLLQEIGEDPGREGLLKTPSRVAESMRFLTRGYRQDAAELLNGALFTEENKEMVVVRDIDFFSLCEHHLLPFFGKCHVAYIPDHKIIGLSKLPRIVDMYARRLQVQERLTKQIADTIAEAVKPLGVAVVMEAEHLCMQMRGVEKQNSVALTSTMLGVFKDCPMTRSEFLDLIHRPGIR
- the dcd gene encoding dCTP deaminase, which translates into the protein MSIKSDSWIKEMALKHRMIEPFADRQVRQGVISYGVSSYGYDMRVADEFKVFTNVRTTVVDPKQFDANAFVEIQADVCTIPPNSFALARSVEYFRIPRRVLTVCVGKSTYARCGIITNVTPFEPEWEGFVTLEISNTTPLPARIYANEGIAQVLFFESDEDCEVSYADKKGKYQGQQGITVPKL
- a CDS encoding patatin-like phospholipase family protein; this encodes MRRVRFHHLPARPLRGLWLATLTMLVWTATGATQPLDLLQPHSPLSGRDDSSGPRVALALAGGGARGIAHIGVLRALEERGIAVDLICGVSMGAIIGGLYASGISTDSLEALVHRVDWDRLLQNTPSRAQLLLSQKDESAEWFFSLPLRGLEPVWPTGATSGQGLYNYLISLTQRATYLSQSDFDHLPTRFRAVATDLITGERVVLARGGLAAALRASMAFPLAVSPLRLDGYLLADGGLIDPLPVILADSLSDCPVVAVNTASGMAPADKLDDPYALANQATTVMTHERLARAWAAADYRCAPIGDELSNVDFDRVDSLLALGYRAGRVLADEIHARSERLPLVAIAGAEPIRYRVDTVILAGHSVIADSVLRAALALRPSQRYTAAELRAAIRRLESAYTARDFSLAAVTHAALDSAGALAVTIDEARLAGIKLDGNRTVKSWVILRSFPLKIGTPFNAARMARGLADMHATGLFEQVTSEVVHSPNGPVVHLTVTEKSTDALRLGLHHNLEYQTEGFIQWAKTNLFGLGNELTAHAQYAPRRTLYFARLKSDRIFRTYLTASLRVYHHKHERFPYRDHERLPSFITTRDGVEFSIGQNISRFAQMSLLVGAENIDHEIDSVETEYRHSRIAAVARLDDLDHAEFPTRGRRLRAQLSWGDDFFDGDLVYRAFTADGEWFHSPGKRLTLSIGARFGSADRVLPMFERFSLGGRRSFMGLADDELLGDRLVAGSLGARYQFLSIGYATGRVDLGNAWSKGSDIDFWGALRAGVGVGLLFETPLGPLALAYGLADRGYTKFYFSWGHDF
- a CDS encoding NTP transferase domain-containing protein; its protein translation is MSTRRIARCPPDAMTGADSDIHQTLDATAAVVLAAGLGKRFGGEHAKVMAPFHGRPLVQWVTDALDEAGIKRVVVVIGHHGEEVERLFPPGRVAFAWQHERLGTGHALCQCEPLLRGHQGHVLVLLGDAPCVRPQTIRDLLRLHREAHAAATILSAEVADPSGYGRIVRAADGTVDRIVEHRDADERIRSIREINSGMIAFRSELLWPNLERVDNDNAQGEYYLTDVIGFLRDGGHKVMAYIAPDPREVLGVNSPDDLRLLESLFPQM
- a CDS encoding 6-carboxytetrahydropterin synthase, which produces MITLARTYRFAAAHTLRSPHLSGAENARVYGKCAHPAGHGHDYHLEFQLRAPRLTDDVVVGHGWLDQLVARVIAPRFDRRDLNQTFGEDFITTGENLAVAAHRLLAPHLPDGVALTVRLVETEKNSFAFHGQ
- a CDS encoding zinc ribbon domain-containing protein yields the protein MTTAPRCEACGMPMSRPSQHGNGNSGGRLCIYCTDPAGNLKPRSEIREGMIQYTMKLESWTREKAEQEVDRQMSYLPAWQNVG
- a CDS encoding VanZ family protein — translated: MKPRAITAFRILSVLYAVLVSTVSSWPSIRLPDLGIDWTDKFAHFAQYAVFACLVAGGWARAGGWRAWKTQWRPVLFLLLFAAVDELHQLWIPRREASFLDWTADSLGILFGFAVGLILWRRSPK